In a genomic window of Nostoc sp. UHCC 0870:
- the prfC gene encoding peptide chain release factor 3 — protein sequence MSTELQTELSQAVELRRNFAIISHPDAGKTTLTEKLLLYGGAIHEAGAVKARRAQRKATSDWMAMEQQRGISITSTVLQFEYKDCQINLLDTPGHQDFSEDTYRTLAAADNAVMLIDVAKGLEPQTRKLFEVCKLRGLPIFTFINKLDRPGREPLELLDEIEQELGLQTYAVNWPIGMGDRFKGVFDRHQQQIHLFERSAHGSKEARDTTVDLGDPKVEELLEQDLYYQLKNDLELLEGVGPELDLDLIHQGKMTPVFFGSAMTNFGVELFLKNFLDYALKPGVHTSSLGEVPPTYPEFSGFVFKLQANMDPKHRDRVAFIRVCTGKFEKDMTVNHARTGKVVRLSRPQKLFAQERESIDTAYPGDVIGLNNPGVFAIGDTIYTGQKLEYEGIPYFSPELFASLRNPNPSKFKQFQKGISELREEGAVQIMYSNDEAKRDPIMAAVGQLQFEVVQFRLQNEYGVETLLELLPYSVARWVEGGWEALNKVGRIFNTTTVKDSMGRPVLLFRNEWNCQQLQGDHPELKLSAIAPVFSSQKVEEE from the coding sequence ATGTCAACTGAACTTCAGACGGAGCTTAGTCAAGCAGTTGAACTTCGCCGCAATTTTGCGATTATCTCTCACCCTGATGCTGGTAAAACTACTCTGACGGAAAAGCTACTACTGTACGGGGGCGCAATTCATGAGGCGGGTGCTGTTAAGGCTCGTCGGGCGCAACGTAAGGCGACTTCTGACTGGATGGCGATGGAGCAACAACGGGGTATTTCTATTACCTCTACAGTATTGCAGTTTGAATATAAAGACTGCCAAATTAATTTACTTGATACGCCGGGACACCAAGATTTCAGTGAAGATACTTATCGGACTCTGGCGGCGGCTGATAATGCTGTGATGTTAATTGATGTGGCTAAAGGTCTTGAACCCCAAACACGGAAATTATTTGAGGTTTGTAAACTGCGAGGTTTACCAATCTTTACATTTATTAACAAGTTGGATCGTCCGGGTAGAGAACCACTGGAACTGTTGGATGAAATTGAGCAAGAGTTGGGTTTGCAAACTTATGCAGTCAACTGGCCGATTGGGATGGGCGATCGCTTTAAAGGTGTTTTTGACAGACATCAGCAACAAATTCACCTATTTGAACGCAGCGCACACGGCAGTAAAGAAGCCCGCGATACTACTGTAGACTTGGGCGACCCCAAAGTTGAGGAACTACTGGAACAGGATTTGTACTACCAACTCAAAAATGATTTAGAACTATTAGAAGGGGTAGGGCCAGAACTAGATTTAGATTTGATCCATCAAGGAAAAATGACCCCAGTTTTCTTTGGTAGCGCAATGACAAACTTTGGGGTAGAGTTATTTCTAAAGAACTTCCTCGACTACGCGCTTAAACCAGGTGTCCATACAAGTAGCCTCGGCGAAGTACCCCCCACTTATCCAGAATTTTCAGGGTTCGTTTTCAAACTGCAAGCCAACATGGACCCAAAACATCGCGATCGCGTTGCTTTTATCCGGGTCTGCACTGGTAAGTTTGAAAAAGATATGACAGTTAATCATGCTCGCACTGGCAAAGTAGTACGGTTATCAAGACCGCAAAAACTCTTTGCTCAAGAACGCGAATCCATTGATACGGCTTATCCAGGTGATGTAATCGGTTTAAATAATCCAGGTGTTTTTGCGATCGGCGATACAATTTATACGGGGCAAAAGCTGGAATATGAAGGGATTCCGTATTTTTCACCAGAACTTTTTGCGTCTCTTCGCAATCCCAACCCCTCGAAGTTTAAGCAATTCCAAAAGGGCATCTCCGAATTGCGAGAAGAGGGTGCAGTCCAGATTATGTATTCAAATGATGAAGCTAAACGCGACCCCATTATGGCAGCTGTGGGTCAGCTACAGTTCGAGGTGGTGCAGTTTCGCTTACAAAACGAGTATGGTGTAGAAACCCTGCTGGAACTACTACCCTACAGCGTCGCTCGTTGGGTAGAAGGTGGCTGGGAAGCCTTGAATAAGGTGGGACGTATATTTAACACGACCACAGTCAAAGACAGCATGGGTCGCCCAGTTTTACTGTTCCGCAATGAATGGAACTGTCAACAGTTACAGGGAGATCATCCAGAGTTGAAACTCAGCGCGATCGCCCCAGTGTTTTCTAGTCAAAAAGTAGAGGAAGAGTAA
- the hemB gene encoding porphobilinogen synthase, producing the protein MFPTHRPRRLRTHPQLRRMVRETVITTNDLIYPLFAVPGESIAKEVKSMPGVYQLSVDKIVEEAKEVYDLGIPAIILFGIPADKDTDATGAWHDCGIVQKAATAVKSAVPDLIVIADTCLCEYTSHGHCGYLQVGDLTGRVLNDPTLELLKKTAVSQAQAGADIIAPSGMMDGFVQAIRVALDEAGFQDTPILSYAAKYASAYYGPFRDAADSTPQFGDRRTYQMDPGNAREAIKEIELDIAEGADMLMVKPALAYMDIIWRVKEACNLPVAAYNVSGEYSMVKAAALNGWIDEERVVMETLTSFKRAGADLILTYHAKDAARWLR; encoded by the coding sequence ATGTTTCCCACCCATCGCCCCCGCCGTCTGCGTACCCATCCCCAACTGCGCCGGATGGTACGAGAAACCGTAATCACAACAAATGATTTAATCTACCCCTTATTTGCTGTACCAGGCGAGAGCATTGCCAAAGAAGTCAAATCAATGCCTGGAGTGTACCAACTTTCCGTAGATAAAATTGTCGAAGAAGCCAAAGAAGTTTATGACTTAGGCATTCCCGCCATCATTTTATTTGGTATTCCTGCCGACAAAGACACAGATGCAACCGGTGCTTGGCATGATTGCGGCATTGTCCAGAAAGCAGCCACAGCAGTAAAATCAGCAGTACCGGATTTGATTGTCATTGCCGACACTTGTTTGTGTGAATACACCAGTCATGGACACTGCGGTTATCTGCAAGTTGGTGACTTGACAGGAAGAGTTCTCAACGACCCCACTTTAGAGCTACTGAAAAAGACAGCCGTTTCCCAAGCTCAAGCAGGTGCTGACATTATCGCGCCCTCCGGGATGATGGATGGCTTTGTCCAAGCAATTCGTGTTGCTTTAGATGAAGCAGGATTCCAAGACACCCCCATTTTGTCCTATGCTGCTAAGTATGCTTCGGCTTACTATGGGCCATTTAGAGATGCAGCCGATTCAACACCCCAATTTGGCGACAGAAGAACCTACCAAATGGACCCCGGTAACGCGCGTGAGGCGATTAAAGAAATTGAGCTAGACATTGCCGAAGGTGCGGATATGCTCATGGTCAAGCCAGCCTTAGCATACATGGATATCATCTGGCGTGTGAAAGAAGCCTGTAACTTACCTGTAGCTGCTTACAACGTTTCTGGTGAATATTCAATGGTCAAAGCTGCGGCTTTGAATGGTTGGATTGATGAAGAGCGTGTAGTCATGGAAACCTTAACCAGTTTCAAACGTGCTGGTGCAGACTTGATATTAACCTACCACGCCAAAGATGCAGCTAGATGGTTGCGATAA
- a CDS encoding transposase, with translation MSELTLTLKLPFYRLNQVKALELERLTTINTQVANDLLLIDKKERAKLTSSAFRHVEIGSAWINQTIRNTNAKTKVKRFKRVWLETNNQNFEISKQGNFYTVAFNLLRGRKGRIPLSIHQGSHTDVLDKVISGEAKLGSLKLYKSKKGIWYALISVSMQVAVPQLVKGWMGVDRGQTNIAVAALPNGFGKFWRGGRVKGLRRQFQRTRRKLQQAKQLKEVKRLEQRERRIMTHINHVISKQLVQFASDFGMGLRFEDLSGCRQTMKQKQKTKSDAANNRDTWAFYQLEFFTRYKAIRAGVPVESIPAPYTSKTDHRNGVLGVRNGNWFRGYDGYRCNADFNAASNIGQWIGLSCPLGLQEAVSAMGTVDAEGGVNDSPLLV, from the coding sequence ATGTCAGAACTAACCTTAACATTAAAACTACCTTTTTATCGACTAAATCAAGTAAAAGCCCTTGAGCTTGAAAGGCTAACTACCATCAATACTCAAGTGGCTAACGACTTGCTTTTAATCGATAAAAAAGAACGTGCTAAGTTGACCAGTTCTGCCTTTCGCCATGTAGAAATAGGTTCAGCTTGGATTAACCAAACTATTCGTAATACAAACGCAAAAACAAAAGTCAAGCGATTTAAGCGAGTTTGGCTAGAAACTAATAATCAAAATTTCGAGATATCTAAGCAAGGCAATTTCTACACCGTTGCTTTCAATTTATTGAGAGGACGGAAAGGGCGGATACCTCTATCTATTCACCAAGGTTCGCATACTGATGTTTTAGATAAAGTGATTTCGGGAGAGGCTAAATTAGGTTCTCTCAAGTTATACAAATCTAAAAAAGGAATTTGGTATGCACTGATTAGTGTGTCAATGCAAGTTGCTGTACCACAATTAGTCAAAGGCTGGATGGGAGTAGACAGAGGACAAACAAATATTGCTGTGGCGGCACTGCCTAATGGTTTTGGTAAGTTTTGGCGGGGCGGACGAGTTAAGGGACTAAGAAGACAGTTTCAACGCACTCGCCGCAAGTTACAACAAGCCAAACAGCTGAAGGAAGTGAAACGACTAGAGCAACGTGAAAGACGTATCATGACCCATATTAACCATGTGATTTCAAAGCAGTTGGTGCAGTTCGCCAGTGACTTTGGAATGGGGTTGCGGTTTGAAGATTTGTCTGGGTGTCGTCAGACAATGAAGCAGAAACAGAAAACTAAATCTGACGCTGCAAACAACCGCGATACATGGGCGTTCTATCAGCTGGAATTTTTCACTCGATACAAAGCAATTCGTGCGGGTGTACCCGTTGAATCCATACCTGCCCCATACACTAGTAAAACTGACCACCGCAACGGAGTGCTGGGTGTGAGGAATGGGAATTGGTTTAGAGGCTATGACGGGTATAGGTGTAATGCTGATTTTAATGCGGCCAGTAATATAGGTCAGTGGATAGGTTTGTCATGCCCTCTGGGTCTTCAGGAAGCTGTATCTGCAATGGGTACAGTCGATGCAGAGGGTGGGGTCAATGACAGTCCCCTATTAGTGTGA
- a CDS encoding AbrB/MazE/SpoVT family DNA-binding domain-containing protein, whose translation MQTHPIIRVTDEKQITLPPEIQSQLQPGDEYRIIIQGNSIVLEKITQSNVNLDDFLK comes from the coding sequence ATGCAAACACATCCAATTATTAGAGTGACTGACGAAAAACAAATAACTTTACCACCAGAGATTCAATCTCAACTGCAACCTGGTGATGAATACCGAATAATTATTCAAGGCAATTCTATTGTTTTAGAAAAAATTACTCAATCAAATGTAAATTTAGATGATTTTCTCAAATAA
- a CDS encoding CHAT domain-containing tetratricopeptide repeat protein has translation MERSVKSQGLCWCWLAKVTRHGLIFLLSAVLLSESVGATQRNQRLQIAQQPGNTQQNATRAAALKLTQEGVQLYQQGTAESLRQAREKWLEVLKLWQQVDDKAWQAVTLVGIGRVYADLGEKQEALTYYNQALPLYRAVGDRGGEATTLTGIGAVYSSLGEKQEALKYYNQALPLFRVVRDRGWEATTLNNIGNVYSSLGEKQEALKYYNQALPLFRAMEDRGWQALTLTGIGNVYSSLGEKQEALKYYNQALPLFRAMEDRGGQALTLNNIGNVYSSLGEKQEALKYYNQALPLLRAVSDRRVEATTLNNIGSVYADLGEKQEALKYYNQALPLRRAVEDRGGEATTLNNIGLVYADLGEKQEALKYYNQALPLLRAVSDRRVEATTLNNIGSVYADLGEKQEALKYYNQALPLRRAVEDRGGEATTLNNIGLVYADLGEKQEALKYYNQALPLLRAVSDRGGEATILNNIGLVYADLGEKQEALKYYNQALPLYRAVRDRGGEATILNNIGLVYADLGEKQEALKYYNQALPLLRAVQDRGGEAATLSNIGLFYDDLGEKQEALKYYNQALPLLRAVGDRGGEAATLSNIGSVYSDLGEKQEALKYYNQALPLRRAVGDRGGEATTLFNLAYLERNRGNLEQAHTHIQAAIDIIEDLRTKIIDQKLRTSYFASVQDYYKFYTDLLMQLHKKDPSQGYDALALHISERSRARGLVELLTQANVDIRKNVDPKVIAEERRLNLLLDAREQQLSQLVSQKQPPTQLVTATKQQIAALLKQQENLKNKIRTTNPEYAALKYPQPLTLPQIQQQLDKDTVLLQYSLDKNRSYLWLVTPNSLNTYELPGNELLEKAARNLHQQLTRPLVAGATPEEQAQSFADTTKAAKELSQIILAPVAGKLGRKRLVVVADGVLHKIPFAVLADLTPQPPSLRGKGEQEKEKEQGQEQEQGQKQAQENNKLPSPLRGGVGGGVNYQPLLVNHEIITLPSVTSLATHRQQLKGRKPAPKTLAVMADPVFSANDTRVTGKAPETSASLDLELERSALKRSLNNLNRSGLDRLPGTRQEADAVLKMVSPQESLQAFDFDANYNFVTSQQLSQYRLLLFATHGIFDDTNPELSGIVTSLVDKDGKAQKGFLRLNDIFNLDLPAELIVLSACESGLGKEVQGEGLIGLTRGLMYAGSARIVVSLWKVNDQATSLLMQELYSQILREGKTPAVALREAQLKLWEQKQWQHPRFWSAFTIQGTWD, from the coding sequence ATGGAGAGGAGTGTAAAGTCTCAAGGGTTATGTTGGTGCTGGCTAGCAAAAGTCACCCGCCACGGTTTAATTTTCTTGCTGAGTGCCGTTTTGCTATCGGAGTCAGTGGGGGCAACCCAGAGAAATCAAAGGTTGCAGATAGCACAGCAACCAGGAAACACACAACAAAATGCAACTCGCGCTGCTGCGCTAAAACTGACACAAGAGGGGGTACAACTTTATCAACAAGGGACAGCAGAATCACTGCGACAGGCAAGAGAGAAATGGTTAGAAGTCTTAAAACTTTGGCAGCAAGTTGATGATAAAGCTTGGCAAGCCGTTACCCTTGTTGGTATTGGACGTGTCTACGCTGATTTAGGAGAAAAGCAAGAGGCACTCACATACTACAACCAAGCCCTACCCCTATACCGGGCAGTGGGGGACAGGGGAGGGGAAGCCACTACCCTCACAGGTATTGGTGCTGTCTACTCCTCATTAGGAGAAAAGCAAGAAGCCCTCAAATACTACAACCAAGCCCTACCCCTATTTCGGGTAGTGAGGGACAGGGGATGGGAAGCCACCACCCTCAACAATATTGGCAATGTCTACTCCTCATTAGGAGAAAAGCAAGAAGCACTGAAATACTACAACCAAGCCCTACCCCTATTTCGTGCAATGGAGGACAGAGGATGGCAAGCCCTCACCCTCACTGGTATTGGCAATGTCTACTCCTCATTAGGAGAAAAGCAAGAAGCACTCAAATACTACAACCAAGCCCTACCCCTATTTCGTGCAATGGAGGACAGAGGAGGGCAAGCCCTCACCCTCAACAATATTGGCAATGTCTACTCCTCATTAGGAGAAAAGCAAGAAGCACTGAAATACTACAACCAAGCCCTACCCCTACTCCGGGCAGTGAGTGACAGGAGAGTGGAAGCAACTACCCTCAATAATATTGGCAGTGTCTACGCTGATTTAGGAGAAAAGCAAGAAGCACTGAAATACTACAACCAAGCCCTACCCCTAAGACGGGCAGTGGAGGACAGGGGAGGGGAAGCCACCACCCTAAATAATATTGGCTTAGTCTACGCCGATTTAGGAGAAAAGCAAGAAGCACTGAAATACTACAACCAAGCCCTACCCCTACTCCGGGCAGTGAGTGACAGGAGAGTGGAAGCAACTACCCTCAATAATATTGGCAGTGTCTACGCTGATTTAGGAGAAAAGCAAGAAGCCCTCAAATACTACAACCAAGCCCTACCCCTAAGACGGGCAGTGGAGGACAGGGGAGGGGAAGCCACCACCCTAAATAATATTGGCTTAGTCTACGCCGATTTAGGAGAAAAGCAAGAAGCACTGAAATACTACAACCAAGCCCTACCCCTACTCCGGGCAGTGAGTGACAGGGGAGGGGAAGCTACCATCCTCAATAATATTGGCTTAGTCTACGCCGATTTAGGAGAAAAGCAAGAGGCACTGAAATACTACAACCAAGCCCTACCCCTATACCGGGCAGTGAGGGACAGGGGAGGGGAAGCTACCATCCTCAATAATATTGGCTTAGTCTACGCCGATTTAGGAGAAAAGCAAGAAGCACTGAAATACTACAACCAAGCCCTACCCCTATTACGAGCAGTGCAGGACAGGGGAGGGGAAGCCGCCACCCTCAGCAATATTGGCTTGTTCTACGACGATTTAGGAGAAAAACAAGAGGCACTGAAATACTACAACCAAGCCCTACCCCTATTACGAGCAGTGGGGGACAGGGGAGGGGAAGCCGCCACCCTGAGCAATATTGGCAGTGTCTACTCTGATTTAGGAGAAAAGCAAGAGGCACTGAAATACTACAACCAAGCCCTACCCCTAAGACGGGCAGTGGGGGACAGGGGAGGGGAAGCCACCACCCTTTTCAACTTAGCTTACTTAGAACGCAACAGAGGCAACCTCGAACAAGCCCACACACATATTCAAGCGGCTATCGACATCATTGAAGATTTACGCACCAAAATCATTGACCAAAAACTGCGTACTTCCTACTTTGCCTCAGTCCAAGATTACTATAAATTCTACACCGACCTGCTGATGCAACTGCACAAAAAAGACCCATCCCAGGGCTACGACGCATTAGCACTGCACATCAGTGAACGTTCCCGCGCTAGGGGTTTAGTAGAACTGTTAACCCAAGCTAACGTCGATATCCGTAAAAATGTTGACCCCAAAGTCATCGCAGAAGAACGCCGCTTAAACTTGCTACTTGATGCTAGAGAACAACAACTATCACAACTAGTCAGTCAAAAACAACCACCAACCCAACTAGTAACAGCCACCAAACAACAAATTGCAGCTTTACTCAAACAACAGGAAAATTTAAAAAACAAAATCCGCACTACTAACCCGGAATATGCTGCGCTGAAATATCCCCAACCCCTTACCTTACCTCAAATTCAACAACAGTTAGATAAAGACACCGTATTATTGCAATACTCCTTAGATAAAAACCGCAGCTATCTATGGTTAGTCACCCCCAACTCTCTCAATACTTACGAACTCCCAGGAAATGAACTCCTAGAAAAAGCGGCGAGAAATTTACACCAACAATTAACACGTCCACTTGTTGCTGGTGCAACTCCAGAAGAACAAGCCCAATCTTTTGCTGATACAACTAAAGCCGCAAAGGAACTGAGTCAAATTATCCTTGCGCCTGTGGCTGGGAAGTTGGGAAGAAAACGTTTAGTGGTGGTGGCTGATGGTGTTTTGCATAAGATTCCATTTGCGGTGTTGGCTGACCTAACCCCCCAACCCCCTTCCCTACGAGGGAAGGGGGAGCAGGAGAAGGAGAAGGAGCAGGGGCAGGAGCAGGAGCAGGGGCAAAAGCAAGCGCAAGAGAACAATAAACTCCCCTCTCCGCTTCGGGGAGGGGTTGGGGGAGGGGTCAATTACCAACCTTTGTTAGTCAACCATGAAATCATTACTCTCCCATCAGTTACGAGCCTCGCTACCCACAGACAACAACTCAAAGGACGTAAACCCGCACCCAAAACCCTCGCGGTTATGGCTGACCCCGTATTCAGTGCTAATGATACACGCGTTACTGGTAAAGCACCGGAAACTTCTGCATCCCTCGACCTAGAACTAGAACGTTCAGCCCTGAAAAGGTCGTTGAATAATCTTAATCGTAGTGGCTTAGATAGACTTCCCGGTACGCGCCAAGAAGCTGACGCGGTGTTGAAAATGGTGTCACCTCAAGAAAGTCTGCAAGCCTTTGACTTTGATGCTAACTACAACTTCGTCACAAGCCAACAACTAAGTCAATATCGCCTGTTATTATTCGCCACTCACGGGATTTTCGATGACACCAACCCAGAATTATCAGGTATTGTCACATCTCTAGTAGATAAAGATGGTAAAGCGCAAAAAGGTTTCTTACGCCTCAACGATATTTTTAACCTCGACCTCCCCGCCGAGTTAATTGTCTTGAGTGCTTGCGAAAGCGGTCTGGGTAAGGAAGTCCAAGGGGAAGGCTTAATAGGATTGACAAGAGGACTAATGTATGCAGGTTCAGCCCGAATAGTTGTGTCTTTGTGGAAGGTGAATGATCAAGCCACATCTTTATTAATGCAGGAATTATACAGCCAAATTTTGAGGGAAGGGAAAACCCCTGCTGTAGCTCTGAGGGAAGCGCAATTGAAATTATGGGAACAAAAACAATGGCAACACCCCCGTTTTTGGTCAGCTTTTACCATCCAAGGAACGTGGGACTGA
- a CDS encoding trypsin-like serine peptidase has product MTKKPFYKKPLTVIFACFLAGILSFTTLGGWVSVQAKETKAPEFIKLEDAGKLNLLRNSKPFKPANLQQSEKPYPADRAIIGWDDRIPMISREYPWSTIGRVQGTTTDFKNYHCTGTLISENLVLTNAHCVIDSRTNQLSREIRFFPNLINGVVSNRRDIAVVERVIYGTDFTGDELSNQINDWAVMVIDRPLGRKYGYLGWQSLPTASFLKNQDKLFFVGYSGDFPDTRKKGYEFLSAGQGWTASYQAGCGIVQEQQGVLFHNCDTTGGSSGGAIIGLIGGEPYIVALNNAEITDSRTRRGIINLAVRVDFLDRLFARN; this is encoded by the coding sequence ATGACTAAAAAGCCTTTCTATAAGAAACCTTTGACTGTAATTTTCGCTTGCTTCCTCGCAGGAATTTTGAGTTTTACAACTTTAGGCGGTTGGGTATCTGTCCAAGCAAAAGAAACGAAAGCACCAGAATTTATTAAACTCGAAGATGCAGGTAAATTAAATCTATTAAGGAATAGTAAGCCCTTCAAACCTGCTAATCTGCAACAATCAGAAAAACCCTATCCAGCAGACAGAGCAATTATTGGTTGGGATGACCGTATTCCTATGATTAGTAGAGAATATCCTTGGTCAACTATTGGGCGAGTGCAGGGAACAACTACTGATTTTAAAAATTATCATTGCACGGGAACTTTAATCAGTGAAAATCTGGTTTTAACAAATGCTCATTGTGTGATTGACTCTAGAACCAATCAATTAAGTCGAGAAATTCGGTTTTTTCCTAATCTAATTAATGGTGTTGTTTCTAATAGAAGGGATATCGCTGTAGTTGAGCGTGTCATTTATGGTACTGATTTTACTGGGGATGAACTCAGTAATCAAATCAATGATTGGGCGGTGATGGTAATTGATAGGCCACTTGGTCGTAAGTATGGTTATTTGGGTTGGCAATCTCTACCTACTGCCAGTTTCTTGAAAAATCAAGATAAACTCTTCTTTGTTGGTTATTCTGGTGACTTCCCTGATACTAGAAAAAAAGGCTATGAGTTCTTGTCTGCTGGTCAGGGTTGGACTGCTTCATATCAAGCAGGATGCGGTATTGTTCAGGAGCAGCAGGGCGTATTATTCCATAATTGCGATACTACTGGGGGTTCTTCGGGTGGAGCTATTATTGGCTTAATTGGTGGTGAGCCTTATATTGTGGCGTTGAATAATGCGGAAATTACAGATTCACGCACAAGGCGGGGGATTATTAATCTGGCGGTGAGGGTTGATTTCTTGGATAGGTTGTTTGCGAGAAATTAA
- a CDS encoding helix-turn-helix domain-containing protein, which produces MDMQVLRERAGISRAEVAFRLAISETSVRNWEAGRTEPTMTPKKYLEALRIFKCTPEELAIASEKSINQRHKRKPGRPRRFPEDQVAQVTDSPVCS; this is translated from the coding sequence ATGGATATGCAAGTCCTGAGAGAGCGTGCTGGTATCAGCCGCGCAGAAGTTGCCTTCAGGCTTGCAATCAGTGAAACTAGCGTTCGCAATTGGGAAGCTGGGCGGACTGAACCCACAATGACCCCGAAAAAATACTTGGAAGCGTTACGTATATTTAAATGTACACCGGAAGAATTGGCGATCGCTAGCGAAAAGTCAATTAATCAACGACATAAGCGTAAACCAGGAAGGCCAAGACGCTTTCCAGAAGATCAGGTAGCACAGGTAACTGATTCGCCAGTTTGCAGCTGA
- a CDS encoding alpha-ketoacid dehydrogenase subunit beta, whose protein sequence is MAETLFFNALREAIDEEMARDSSVFVLGEDVGHYGGSYKVTKDLHQKYGDLRVLDTPIAENSFTGIAVGAAMTGLRPIIEGMNMGFLLLAFNQISNNAGMLRYTSGGNFKIPMVIRGPGGVGRQLGAEHSQRLEAYFQAVPGLKIVACSTPYNAKGLLKAAIRDDNPVLFFEHVLLYNLKENLPEEEYVLPLDKAEVVRKGKDVTILTYSRMRHHVMQAVKPLEKQGYDPEVIDLISLKPLDFDTIGASIRKTHRVIVVEECMRTGGIGAELVASINDRLFDELDAPVLRLSSQDIPTPYNGALERLTIIQPEQIVEAVQKMVAMRV, encoded by the coding sequence ATGGCAGAAACACTATTTTTCAACGCTTTGCGGGAAGCCATTGATGAAGAAATGGCGCGTGATTCCAGCGTATTTGTTCTTGGTGAAGACGTAGGACACTATGGCGGCTCTTACAAAGTTACCAAAGACCTACACCAAAAATATGGTGACTTGAGAGTTTTAGACACTCCCATCGCCGAAAACAGCTTTACTGGTATAGCAGTAGGCGCAGCAATGACTGGGTTACGTCCGATAATTGAAGGCATGAACATGGGCTTTTTGCTCCTAGCCTTTAACCAAATCTCTAACAACGCTGGGATGTTGCGTTACACTTCCGGCGGTAACTTTAAGATTCCAATGGTGATTCGCGGCCCCGGTGGTGTAGGTAGACAACTAGGTGCAGAACACTCCCAGCGTCTAGAAGCTTACTTCCAAGCCGTCCCAGGATTGAAGATTGTGGCTTGTTCTACCCCTTACAACGCTAAGGGACTGCTAAAAGCTGCTATCCGTGACGATAACCCAGTATTGTTCTTTGAACACGTTTTACTTTACAACTTAAAAGAAAATCTGCCAGAGGAAGAATACGTACTTCCCTTAGATAAAGCAGAAGTTGTCCGCAAAGGTAAGGATGTCACAATTTTAACTTACTCACGGATGCGTCATCATGTGATGCAAGCTGTGAAACCTTTAGAAAAACAAGGTTACGACCCAGAAGTAATTGATTTAATATCACTCAAACCATTAGATTTTGATACCATTGGTGCATCAATACGGAAAACCCACCGCGTCATTGTGGTAGAAGAATGTATGCGAACTGGCGGTATTGGTGCGGAATTAGTCGCATCCATTAACGATCGCCTATTTGATGAACTGGATGCCCCAGTGCTAAGATTATCCTCCCAAGACATTCCCACACCTTACAACGGCGCGCTGGAACGTCTGACGATTATTCAGCCAGAGCAAATTGTGGAAGCCGTGCAGAAAATGGTAGCAATGCGGGTGTAG